In Pseudomonas fluorescens NCIMB 11764, a single window of DNA contains:
- the galU gene encoding UTP--glucose-1-phosphate uridylyltransferase GalU → MIKKCLFPAAGYGTRFLPATKAMPKEMLPVVNKPLIQYGVEEALDAGLTEISIVTGRGKRALEDHFDISYELENQIKGTDKEKYLVGIRKLLDECSFSYTRQTEMKGLGHAILTGRPLIGDEPFAVVLADDLCVNLEGDGVLTQMVKLYEQYRCTIVAIQEVDPLETNKYGVIAGELIADDLYRVRNMVEKPAPEDAPSNLAIIGRYILTPDIFELIKQTEPGKGGEIQITDALMKQAKNGCVIAYKFKGKRFDCGGAEGYIEATNFCFENFYKTGKAY, encoded by the coding sequence ATGATCAAGAAATGCTTGTTCCCAGCAGCCGGTTACGGTACTCGCTTCCTGCCAGCGACTAAAGCCATGCCCAAGGAAATGCTGCCGGTGGTAAACAAGCCACTGATCCAGTACGGCGTCGAAGAAGCTCTGGACGCCGGTTTGACCGAAATCTCCATCGTCACCGGTCGCGGCAAACGCGCCCTGGAAGACCACTTCGACATTAGCTACGAGCTGGAAAACCAGATCAAGGGCACCGACAAGGAAAAATACCTGGTTGGCATCCGCAAGCTGCTGGACGAGTGCTCGTTCTCCTACACCCGTCAAACCGAAATGAAAGGCCTTGGCCACGCGATCCTGACCGGCCGCCCGCTGATCGGTGACGAGCCGTTCGCCGTGGTGCTGGCGGACGACCTGTGCGTCAACCTGGAAGGCGACGGCGTGCTGACCCAGATGGTCAAGCTGTACGAGCAGTATCGCTGCACCATCGTCGCGATCCAGGAAGTGGATCCGCTGGAAACCAACAAGTACGGCGTGATCGCTGGCGAGTTGATCGCTGACGACCTGTACCGCGTTCGTAACATGGTCGAAAAACCGGCCCCGGAAGACGCTCCGTCGAACCTGGCGATCATCGGTCGTTACATCCTGACTCCGGACATTTTCGAACTGATCAAGCAAACCGAGCCAGGCAAAGGTGGCGAGATCCAGATCACCGACGCCCTGATGAAACAGGCGAAGAACGGTTGCGTGATTGCCTACAAGTTCAAGGGCAAGCGTTTCGACTGCGGTGGCGCTGAAGGCTACATCGAAGCGACCAACTTCTGCTTCGAGAACTTCTACAAGACGGGCAAGGCTTACTGA
- the gorA gene encoding glutathione-disulfide reductase: MAYDFDLYVIGAGSGGVRAARFAAGFGAKVAVAESRYLGGTCVNVGCVPKKLLVYGAHFAEDFEQSSGFGWTPGEAKFDWATLIANKDREINRLNGIYRNLLVNSGVTLHEGHAKIVDPHTVEINGERFTAKNILIATGGWPQIPEIPGHEHAISSNQAFFLKELPKRVLVVGGGYIAVEFAGIFHGLGAQTTLLYRGDLFLRGFDGAVRKHLQEELTKRGMDLQFNADIERIEKLTGGSLKVTLKDGRQLEADCVFYATGRRPMLDNLGLENTGVKLDKKGFVEVDERYQTAEPSILALGDVIGRVQLTPVALAEGMAVARRLFKPEQYRPVDYKMIPTAVFSLPNIGTVGLTEEEAREAGHDVVTFESRFRPMKLTLTECQERTLMKLVVDGKTDKVLGCHMVGPDAGEIVQGLAIALKAGATKRDFDETIGVHPTAAEEFVTMRTPVAG, translated from the coding sequence ATGGCCTACGATTTTGACCTTTATGTGATTGGCGCCGGTTCCGGCGGTGTGCGGGCTGCGCGTTTTGCGGCCGGGTTTGGCGCGAAAGTGGCCGTGGCCGAGAGCCGCTACCTGGGTGGCACCTGTGTGAACGTCGGTTGCGTGCCGAAGAAATTGCTGGTCTACGGCGCGCACTTCGCCGAAGACTTCGAGCAATCTTCGGGTTTTGGCTGGACGCCGGGGGAGGCGAAGTTCGATTGGGCAACGCTGATCGCCAACAAGGATCGCGAGATCAATCGCCTGAACGGTATCTATCGCAACCTGCTGGTGAACAGTGGTGTGACCCTGCATGAAGGCCACGCCAAAATCGTCGACCCCCATACCGTCGAGATCAATGGCGAACGTTTCACCGCCAAGAACATCCTGATCGCTACTGGCGGCTGGCCGCAAATCCCGGAGATTCCGGGGCACGAGCATGCGATCAGCTCCAACCAGGCGTTTTTCCTCAAAGAGTTGCCAAAACGCGTGCTGGTCGTGGGGGGTGGTTACATCGCCGTCGAGTTTGCCGGGATCTTCCACGGCCTGGGCGCCCAGACCACGTTGTTGTATCGCGGTGACCTGTTCCTGCGCGGCTTTGACGGCGCGGTGCGCAAGCACTTGCAGGAAGAGCTGACCAAGCGTGGCATGGACCTGCAATTCAATGCCGACATCGAGCGCATTGAAAAACTGACCGGAGGCAGTCTGAAAGTGACGCTCAAGGACGGTCGCCAGCTGGAAGCCGATTGCGTGTTCTACGCCACCGGCCGCCGCCCGATGCTGGACAACCTTGGGCTGGAAAACACTGGCGTCAAACTCGACAAGAAAGGTTTCGTCGAGGTCGATGAGCGATACCAGACCGCCGAGCCGTCGATCCTTGCCCTTGGCGATGTGATTGGTCGGGTCCAGCTCACGCCGGTTGCACTGGCCGAAGGCATGGCCGTGGCGCGACGCTTGTTCAAGCCTGAGCAATATCGTCCGGTGGATTACAAGATGATCCCGACCGCGGTGTTCAGCTTGCCGAACATCGGCACCGTTGGCCTGACCGAAGAAGAGGCTCGCGAAGCCGGCCACGACGTGGTGACCTTCGAAAGCCGTTTCCGCCCGATGAAGCTGACCCTGACTGAGTGCCAGGAGCGCACGCTGATGAAGCTCGTGGTGGACGGCAAGACCGACAAGGTGCTTGGCTGTCACATGGTCGGGCCGGATGCCGGCGAAATCGTCCAAGGGCTGGCAATCGCCCTGAAGGCGGGCGCCACCAAGCGCGACTTCGACGAAACCATCGGCGTACACCCGACGGCCGCCGAAGAGTTCGTTACGATGCGTACGCCGGTCGCAGGTTAA
- a CDS encoding DNA-binding protein yields the protein MARGGINKAVVQTARLAILARGEHPSIDAVRIEMGNTGSKTTIHRYLKELDDGVEPAAPSSEPIDDELTGLVSRLAQRLKEQAQAPIDQAREKFEQQRKALEIQLTDAQEANSELQQQYELQTLALTQESDTLQNTLSMLQTEQTRNAGLNQALADFELRLQDKDEQIRSLEEKHLHARDALEHYRNAVKEQREQEQRRHEGQVQQIQMELRQAQQSALVRQDEITQLHRDNERLLTENRGTLRELSLLQEQLKQIHTRQDQLLEQVNRIDSERTLLQERLRAALLESQSLKQSVEEQSQVNKALEVELLKTQASLDESVRLAAVVATAPDAAKAD from the coding sequence ATGGCTCGTGGCGGTATAAACAAAGCAGTGGTTCAAACGGCGCGTCTGGCTATCCTCGCCCGCGGAGAACACCCGAGCATCGACGCTGTACGTATCGAGATGGGTAACACGGGCTCAAAAACCACCATTCACCGGTATTTGAAGGAACTGGACGATGGCGTCGAGCCCGCCGCACCCTCCTCTGAACCCATCGATGACGAACTGACAGGGCTGGTCTCGCGCCTCGCGCAACGCCTCAAGGAACAGGCGCAGGCGCCCATCGATCAGGCTCGCGAGAAGTTCGAGCAACAACGAAAAGCGCTGGAAATCCAGCTGACTGACGCGCAAGAAGCCAACAGCGAATTACAGCAGCAGTACGAGCTTCAAACCCTGGCGCTGACACAGGAATCCGACACCCTGCAAAACACCCTGTCCATGCTGCAGACCGAGCAAACCCGCAACGCCGGGCTGAACCAGGCGCTGGCGGACTTCGAGTTGCGCTTGCAGGACAAGGACGAGCAGATCCGCTCTCTTGAGGAAAAGCACCTGCACGCCCGCGATGCGCTTGAGCACTATCGCAATGCCGTCAAAGAGCAGCGCGAACAGGAGCAACGACGCCACGAAGGCCAGGTGCAGCAGATCCAGATGGAATTGCGCCAGGCCCAGCAAAGCGCCCTCGTACGCCAGGATGAAATCACCCAACTGCACCGTGACAACGAGCGCTTGTTGACTGAAAACCGTGGCACGCTACGGGAACTGAGCCTGCTGCAGGAACAGCTCAAGCAAATCCACACCCGTCAGGATCAATTGCTGGAACAGGTCAACCGCATCGACAGCGAACGCACCCTCCTCCAGGAACGCCTGCGCGCAGCCCTGCTGGAAAGCCAGTCGCTGAAACAGAGCGTCGAGGAGCAGTCGCAGGTAAACAAAGCGCTGGAAGTTGAACTGCTCAAGACTCAGGCGAGCCTCGATGAAAGCGTGCGCCTGGCGGCTGTCGTTGCGACAGCGCCAGACGCAGCCAAGGCCGATTAA
- a CDS encoding site-specific integrase, with translation MTDLDRYLQAATRDNTRRSYRAAIEHFEVSWGGFLPATADSVARYLVAYAGELSINTLKLRLSALAQWHNSQGFADPTKAPFVRQVFKGIRALHPAQEKQAEPLQLQHLEQVVAWLEQEAQTAKSQHDQPALLRARRDSALILLGFWRGFRSDELCRVQIEHVQASAGSGITLYLPRSKSDRDNLGKTYQTPALQRLCPVQAYIAWISEAALVRGPVFRGIDRWGHLSEEGLHANSVIPLLRQALERAGIPAEQYTSHSLRRGFATWAHQSGWDLKSLMSYVGWKDMKSAMRYVEANPFLGMARISEKPSAA, from the coding sequence ATGACCGATCTGGATCGCTACCTGCAAGCCGCCACGCGTGACAACACCCGCCGTAGCTATCGAGCGGCCATCGAGCATTTCGAAGTGAGTTGGGGCGGTTTCCTGCCGGCCACTGCTGACAGCGTCGCGCGCTATCTGGTGGCGTACGCCGGGGAGCTGTCGATCAACACGTTGAAGCTGCGCCTGTCGGCGCTCGCTCAGTGGCACAACAGTCAGGGCTTTGCCGATCCCACCAAGGCGCCGTTTGTGCGCCAGGTCTTCAAAGGCATTCGCGCACTGCACCCGGCCCAGGAGAAACAGGCCGAGCCATTGCAGCTTCAGCATCTGGAGCAAGTGGTTGCCTGGCTGGAGCAGGAAGCACAAACCGCGAAATCACAACATGATCAACCGGCCCTGTTGAGAGCCCGGCGCGATAGCGCGCTGATCCTGTTGGGCTTTTGGCGCGGTTTTCGCAGCGATGAGTTGTGCCGCGTGCAAATCGAACACGTGCAGGCCAGCGCGGGCTCCGGCATCACCCTCTATTTGCCGCGGAGCAAGAGCGACCGCGATAACCTCGGCAAGACCTACCAGACGCCGGCATTGCAGCGTCTGTGTCCGGTGCAGGCATACATCGCCTGGATCAGCGAAGCGGCGCTGGTGCGCGGGCCGGTATTCCGTGGCATCGATCGTTGGGGGCATTTGAGCGAGGAGGGGTTGCACGCCAACAGCGTCATTCCGTTATTGCGCCAGGCGCTGGAACGCGCCGGTATCCCGGCCGAGCAGTACACCAGTCACTCCCTGCGACGCGGCTTCGCCACCTGGGCGCACCAAAGTGGCTGGGACTTGAAATCGCTGATGAGCTACGTGGGCTGGAAGGACATGAAGTCGGCGATGCGTTACGTGGAAGCCAATCCGTTTCTGGGGATGGCGCGGATTTCTGAAAAGCCCTCGGCGGCCTAG
- the ahpC gene encoding alkyl hydroperoxide reductase subunit C, with translation MPIINSQVKPFKADAFKNGDFVKVSDADLKGKWSVVFFYPADFTFVCPTELEDLADNYDEFQKLGVEIYSVSTDTHFAHAAWHNTSPAIGKIQYTMIGDPTHAISRNFDVLIEEAGLADRGTFVINPEGQIKIVELNDGGVGRDASELLRKIKAAQYVAAHPGQVCPAKWKEGEATLAPSLDLVGKI, from the coding sequence ATGCCTATCATCAACAGCCAAGTTAAACCGTTCAAAGCTGACGCCTTCAAAAATGGCGACTTCGTAAAAGTCTCGGACGCTGACCTGAAAGGCAAGTGGTCTGTGGTTTTCTTCTACCCAGCCGACTTCACCTTCGTTTGCCCGACCGAACTGGAAGACCTGGCTGACAACTACGACGAGTTCCAGAAACTGGGCGTCGAAATCTACAGCGTTTCCACTGACACCCACTTTGCTCACGCTGCCTGGCACAACACTTCGCCAGCCATCGGCAAAATCCAGTACACCATGATCGGCGACCCGACCCACGCTATCTCCCGCAACTTCGACGTGCTGATCGAAGAAGCCGGTCTGGCTGACCGTGGCACCTTCGTGATCAACCCGGAAGGCCAGATCAAAATCGTTGAACTGAACGATGGCGGCGTTGGCCGTGACGCTTCCGAGCTGCTGCGCAAAATCAAGGCTGCCCAGTACGTCGCTGCTCACCCAGGCCAGGTTTGCCCAGCCAAGTGGAAAGAAGGCGAGGCCACTCTGGCTCCGTCCCTGGACCTGGTCGGCAAGATCTAA
- the ahpF gene encoding alkyl hydroperoxide reductase subunit F — protein MLDANLKAQLKSYLERVTQPIEIVASLDDGAKSQEMLELLKDVASLSTQITLLDNGDDARKPSFSINRPGADISLSFAGIPMGHEFTSLVLALLQVGGHPSKASAEVIEQIRSLKGEFSFETYFSLSCQNCPDVVQALNLMAVLNPNIRHVAIDGALFQAEVDDRKIMAVPSIYLNGEIFGQGRMGLEEILAKIDTSGAERQAEKINAKEAFDVLVVGGGPAGASAAIYAARKGIRTGVAAERFGGQVLDTMAIENFISVQETEGPKLASALEEHVKQYDVDIMNLQRATALIPAKNPGELHEVRFESGASLKTKALILATGARWREMGVPGEQEYKAKGVCFCPHCDGPLFKGKRVAVIGGGNSGVEAAIDLAGIVSHVTLLEFDSKLRADAVLQRKLFSLPNVNVITSALTSEVKGDGQKVTGLVYKDRDSGEFNTVNLEGIFVQIGLLPNTDWLKGTVELSPRGEIIVDARGETSLPGVFAAGDVTTVPYKQIVIAVGEGAKASLSAFDHLIRTSAPA, from the coding sequence ATGTTGGACGCCAATCTTAAAGCCCAGTTGAAATCGTACCTGGAACGGGTCACCCAGCCGATCGAGATCGTTGCATCCCTCGACGACGGTGCGAAATCCCAGGAAATGCTCGAACTGCTGAAAGACGTTGCCAGTCTTTCCACCCAGATTACCCTGCTCGACAACGGTGACGACGCACGCAAGCCATCGTTCTCGATCAACCGTCCCGGTGCCGATATCAGCCTGAGTTTCGCCGGCATTCCGATGGGCCACGAATTCACCTCGTTGGTGCTGGCCTTGCTGCAAGTCGGCGGCCACCCGTCAAAAGCCAGCGCGGAAGTGATCGAACAGATCCGCTCGCTCAAAGGCGAGTTCAGCTTCGAGACTTACTTCTCGCTGTCCTGCCAGAACTGCCCGGACGTGGTCCAGGCGCTGAACCTGATGGCGGTACTGAACCCGAACATTCGCCACGTCGCTATCGATGGCGCGCTGTTCCAGGCCGAAGTCGATGATCGCAAGATCATGGCCGTGCCAAGCATTTACCTGAACGGGGAGATTTTCGGCCAGGGTCGTATGGGCCTGGAAGAAATCCTCGCCAAGATCGACACCAGTGGTGCCGAACGCCAAGCCGAGAAGATCAACGCCAAGGAAGCCTTTGACGTACTGGTGGTCGGCGGTGGCCCGGCCGGTGCATCGGCGGCGATCTACGCCGCCCGTAAAGGCATTCGCACTGGCGTGGCGGCTGAGCGTTTTGGTGGGCAGGTGCTCGACACCATGGCCATCGAGAACTTCATTTCCGTACAGGAAACCGAAGGGCCGAAGCTGGCCAGCGCGCTCGAAGAACACGTCAAGCAGTACGACGTCGACATCATGAACCTGCAACGGGCGACCGCGCTGATCCCGGCGAAAAACCCTGGCGAGTTGCATGAAGTCCGCTTCGAAAGCGGTGCCAGCCTGAAAACCAAAGCGCTGATCCTTGCCACAGGCGCGCGCTGGCGTGAAATGGGCGTGCCGGGGGAGCAGGAATACAAAGCCAAAGGCGTGTGTTTCTGCCCGCACTGTGACGGCCCGCTGTTCAAAGGCAAGCGCGTCGCGGTGATCGGCGGCGGGAACTCCGGTGTTGAAGCCGCGATCGATCTGGCTGGTATTGTCAGCCACGTCACGCTGCTGGAGTTTGACAGCAAGCTGCGCGCCGATGCCGTGCTGCAACGCAAGTTGTTCAGCCTCCCGAACGTCAATGTGATCACCAGCGCACTGACCAGTGAAGTGAAGGGCGACGGCCAGAAAGTGACCGGCCTGGTCTACAAGGATCGCGATTCGGGTGAGTTCAACACGGTCAACCTCGAAGGCATCTTCGTGCAGATCGGTTTGCTGCCGAACACCGACTGGCTCAAAGGCACCGTCGAGCTGTCGCCGCGTGGCGAGATCATCGTCGATGCGCGTGGCGAGACATCGCTGCCAGGTGTGTTTGCTGCCGGTGACGTGACGACCGTGCCGTACAAGCAGATCGTGATTGCCGTGGGCGAGGGCGCCAAGGCTTCTCTGAGCGCCTTCGATCACCTGATCAGGACTTCCGCGCCGGCATAA
- the gloA gene encoding lactoylglutathione lyase produces the protein MSLHELNTFPGVTAQPDTATQKFVFNHTMLRVKDITKSLDFYTRILGFSLVEKRDFPEAEFSLYFLALVDKDQIPADAAARTEWMKSIPGILELTHNHGTENDADFAYHNGNTDPRGFGHICISVPDIVAACERFEALGCDFQKRLNDGRMKSLAFIKDPDAYWVEIIQPAPM, from the coding sequence ATGAGCCTGCACGAATTGAACACTTTCCCGGGTGTGACCGCCCAACCTGATACCGCCACCCAGAAGTTCGTCTTCAACCACACCATGCTGCGGGTCAAGGACATCACCAAGTCCCTGGATTTCTACACGCGCATCCTCGGTTTCTCGCTGGTGGAAAAACGCGACTTTCCGGAAGCCGAGTTCAGCCTCTATTTCCTGGCGCTGGTCGATAAAGACCAGATCCCGGCCGATGCCGCCGCCCGTACCGAGTGGATGAAGTCGATTCCCGGCATTCTCGAGCTGACCCACAACCACGGCACCGAAAACGACGCGGATTTTGCCTACCATAACGGCAACACCGACCCACGCGGCTTCGGCCACATCTGCATCTCGGTGCCGGACATCGTCGCTGCGTGCGAGCGTTTCGAAGCGTTGGGCTGCGATTTCCAGAAGCGCCTGAACGATGGCCGCATGAAGAGCCTGGCGTTCATCAAGGACCCGGATGCCTACTGGGTCGAGATCATCCAGCCCGCGCCGATGTAA
- a CDS encoding DUF4946 domain-containing protein, with protein MIRFCKSLFVLIGLLSGMACAHAEAPIVTWPDGWEVEAIPQDDAKPQVSRQRAVKNDQGGTPVMVMELTMTTVESGHQVNLEGVLLEMRKSVQKDFLQGGYQSVCNKIHAATLSRLSALETTCTITQNGRHVLSQTLVAAVDADKAYVLSYAGQAEAYKASLDEIEVARNSLKL; from the coding sequence ATGATCCGATTCTGTAAATCGCTGTTCGTTCTGATTGGCCTGCTGTCAGGCATGGCTTGCGCTCATGCAGAGGCGCCGATCGTGACGTGGCCAGATGGCTGGGAAGTTGAAGCGATCCCGCAGGATGATGCCAAGCCTCAGGTCTCCCGCCAGCGCGCGGTGAAGAATGATCAGGGTGGCACGCCGGTGATGGTGATGGAGTTGACCATGACGACAGTGGAAAGCGGTCATCAGGTGAATCTGGAAGGCGTGTTGCTGGAGATGCGCAAGTCGGTGCAGAAGGATTTTCTCCAGGGCGGCTATCAAAGCGTCTGCAACAAAATCCATGCGGCAACCTTGAGTCGGCTATCGGCACTGGAAACTACCTGTACGATCACCCAAAACGGTCGACATGTGCTGTCGCAAACATTGGTCGCCGCAGTGGATGCCGATAAGGCCTATGTTCTTTCGTACGCGGGGCAGGCCGAGGCTTATAAGGCAAGCCTGGATGAAATAGAGGTTGCTCGTAACAGCTTGAAACTTTAG
- a CDS encoding histone-like nucleoid-structuring protein, MvaT/MvaU family codes for MSRLAEFRAAEKALQEQLKQLESLKNDAGLKKEIEFEEKLQGLMKTYGKSLRDIIAILDPNPAKSGLQQAAAPKTRRARVVKVYQNPHTGELIETKGGNHRGLKAWKEQYGAATVDSWLRG; via the coding sequence TTGTCCAGACTCGCTGAATTTCGTGCAGCTGAAAAGGCCCTTCAAGAACAGCTCAAGCAGCTGGAATCCCTGAAGAACGATGCCGGGCTCAAGAAAGAAATCGAATTCGAAGAAAAGCTCCAGGGGCTGATGAAAACCTATGGCAAGAGCCTGCGCGACATCATCGCCATTCTCGATCCGAACCCGGCAAAATCCGGCCTGCAACAGGCCGCTGCGCCTAAAACCCGCCGCGCCCGCGTGGTCAAGGTTTATCAGAACCCGCACACCGGTGAACTGATTGAAACCAAGGGCGGCAACCACCGCGGCCTGAAAGCCTGGAAGGAACAATACGGTGCTGCCACCGTTGATTCCTGGCTGCGCGGCTAA
- a CDS encoding EAL domain-containing protein: MPLTVKTRRKRGTRIVVTVLSGLLPILLGVAILYWQAERALSQNAQLTAEEAIRQFELMLDNTAQAARELLPLAGQSCNDVKLALREQVTRRPFVRSTNLVWDDNLYCSSLFGDYQEKVNAGDYAQGRLWLMNGNPVTPNTALLVYRLSEGKQGALSTLDGYHLSNVLRLIGRKTLLMLQVGPSWLSADGKVHEDAPPALPVAESKMMSSRYAFTVAAGFPEGETWRYMSSEYPPLFSLLIFFGVVSGLIGHVVQKRSTSPSHELQRALEAAEFVPYFQPVVHGTNKKWSGTEVLMRWNHPKEGLVRPDLFIPFAEHSGLIVPMTRSLMQQTAQWLGPVSSTFEEPFHIGINITASHCKDLELVKDCTEFLGAFTPGSVHLVLELTERELIEPTAITLQLFEQLHALGVMIAIDDFGTGHSSLDYLRQFNVDFLKIDQSFVAMIGADALSRHILDSIIELSAKLDLGIVAEGVETEEQSAYLTAHGVNFLQGYLFGRPMPGADFIDALSHH, encoded by the coding sequence ATGCCTCTGACTGTCAAAACTCGCCGCAAACGTGGCACCCGGATTGTCGTGACGGTATTGAGCGGTTTGCTCCCGATACTGCTGGGGGTCGCCATTCTTTACTGGCAGGCTGAACGTGCACTTTCGCAAAACGCCCAACTGACCGCCGAAGAAGCCATCCGCCAATTCGAGCTGATGCTCGACAACACCGCCCAGGCCGCTCGCGAGTTATTGCCGCTGGCCGGCCAATCCTGCAACGACGTCAAACTGGCCTTGCGCGAACAGGTCACCCGCCGTCCGTTCGTGCGCTCGACGAATCTGGTCTGGGACGACAACCTCTATTGCAGTTCGTTGTTTGGTGACTATCAGGAAAAGGTCAACGCCGGGGACTACGCCCAAGGCAGGTTATGGCTCATGAACGGCAACCCCGTCACGCCCAATACCGCGTTGCTGGTGTACCGGCTCAGCGAAGGAAAACAGGGAGCGCTGAGCACGCTGGACGGTTATCACTTGAGTAACGTCTTGCGCCTGATTGGTCGTAAGACATTGCTGATGCTGCAAGTCGGTCCAAGCTGGTTGTCGGCTGACGGCAAGGTTCACGAAGACGCCCCGCCCGCCCTGCCCGTCGCTGAAAGCAAAATGATGTCCTCGCGTTACGCCTTCACTGTCGCGGCGGGTTTCCCTGAGGGCGAGACCTGGCGCTACATGAGCAGCGAGTATCCGCCGCTGTTCAGCTTGCTGATCTTTTTTGGCGTCGTGTCCGGCCTGATTGGGCATGTTGTGCAAAAGCGTTCGACTTCACCCAGTCATGAACTGCAGCGTGCACTGGAGGCGGCGGAGTTCGTTCCGTATTTTCAGCCGGTGGTGCATGGCACGAACAAGAAGTGGTCCGGCACCGAAGTGTTGATGCGCTGGAATCATCCGAAGGAAGGCCTGGTGCGCCCTGACCTGTTCATCCCGTTTGCCGAGCACTCCGGCCTGATCGTACCGATGACTCGCTCACTGATGCAGCAAACGGCGCAATGGCTGGGGCCTGTCTCTTCCACGTTCGAGGAGCCGTTTCACATCGGCATCAACATTACGGCCAGCCACTGCAAGGACCTGGAACTGGTCAAGGATTGCACGGAGTTTCTCGGTGCCTTTACGCCGGGCTCCGTCCACCTGGTGCTGGAACTGACCGAGCGCGAACTGATCGAGCCCACCGCTATCACGTTGCAGTTGTTCGAGCAGCTTCACGCGCTGGGTGTGATGATCGCCATCGACGACTTTGGCACCGGTCACTCAAGCCTGGATTACTTGCGCCAGTTCAACGTCGACTTCCTGAAAATCGACCAGAGCTTTGTCGCCATGATCGGCGCTGACGCCCTTTCCCGGCACATTCTGGACAGCATCATCGAACTCTCGGCCAAGCTCGATCTGGGCATCGTTGCCGAAGGCGTGGAAACCGAAGAGCAAAGTGCTTACCTCACGGCTCATGGTGTGAACTTCTTGCAAGGTTATCTGTTCGGACGGCCGATGCCCGGCGCCGACTTCATTGATGCATTAAGTCACCATTAA
- a CDS encoding LysR family transcriptional regulator has protein sequence MTLTQLEIFSLVAELHGFTAAAHRLGISQSAVSHALKSLEQELGVELLRRHQSRVELSDIGQQLLLRARTMLGLANTLRQEAADARGMKRGTLRIGSFGPTSSIKLLPKILQHYRAAHPGIEVHIDEGPDRQVIQWLEERRIDIGFVVLPQERFDTFALIEDQMVALLPADHPLADRESVSLDDLCHDPFVLTEAGSSELVSRLFSAARLTPNIRFRCSQLLSTLDTVARGDALTVVAEGSLPDHHDDRYVKKPLLPAVARQVGLAVLDRRQSSPAALAFIKLATSLDLR, from the coding sequence ATGACCCTCACCCAACTGGAGATCTTCTCGCTGGTGGCCGAACTTCACGGCTTCACGGCGGCAGCCCATCGTCTGGGAATTTCGCAATCTGCCGTGTCTCACGCCCTCAAGTCTCTGGAGCAGGAGTTGGGCGTCGAACTGCTGCGGCGGCATCAATCCCGGGTCGAACTCAGCGACATCGGCCAACAGCTGTTGCTGCGCGCTCGGACGATGCTCGGGCTGGCCAACACCTTGCGGCAGGAAGCGGCCGATGCCCGCGGCATGAAACGCGGCACGCTGCGCATCGGCTCGTTCGGTCCGACCTCGTCGATCAAGTTGTTGCCAAAGATCCTGCAGCACTACCGCGCCGCTCACCCTGGCATCGAGGTCCACATTGATGAAGGTCCCGACCGCCAGGTGATCCAGTGGCTGGAAGAACGACGCATCGACATCGGCTTTGTGGTGTTGCCCCAGGAGCGCTTCGACACCTTCGCACTGATCGAAGACCAAATGGTCGCGTTACTGCCCGCCGATCATCCGCTGGCGGATCGCGAAAGCGTGAGCCTGGACGATTTGTGCCACGACCCCTTCGTGCTGACCGAAGCCGGTTCTTCGGAACTGGTATCGCGGTTATTCAGTGCCGCGCGACTGACACCTAACATTCGCTTTCGCTGCTCGCAACTGCTGAGCACGCTGGACACTGTGGCTCGAGGGGATGCCTTGACGGTGGTCGCTGAAGGCTCACTGCCCGATCACCACGATGATCGCTACGTCAAAAAACCGCTGTTGCCAGCGGTCGCTCGCCAGGTGGGTCTGGCGGTGCTCGACCGGCGCCAGTCTTCACCGGCAGCGCTGGCCTTTATCAAACTGGCTACAAGTCTGGACTTGCGTTGA